In one Natronosalvus amylolyticus genomic region, the following are encoded:
- a CDS encoding universal stress protein, with product MAIAFDGAILVPAADPDDGEATARALAPRLGPESEILIVHVIEKGGGAPDKAPLESRKEYAQQVFGRTRAPLEDTGATIETEILYGTDVVETIYESGAERKAEAVAFVPRKANRLMEMLSGNTTRRMIREATLPVIVLPVNDVE from the coding sequence ATGGCGATAGCGTTCGATGGGGCGATTCTCGTTCCCGCTGCCGATCCCGATGACGGAGAAGCGACTGCACGCGCGCTCGCCCCGCGACTGGGGCCGGAGAGTGAGATATTGATCGTCCACGTGATCGAGAAAGGCGGTGGTGCACCGGATAAAGCCCCACTCGAGAGTCGCAAGGAGTACGCACAGCAAGTGTTCGGCCGAACGCGAGCGCCGCTCGAGGATACGGGTGCGACGATCGAAACGGAGATACTGTACGGAACGGATGTCGTCGAAACGATTTACGAATCAGGTGCCGAGCGAAAGGCGGAAGCGGTGGCGTTCGTCCCCCGGAAGGCCAACCGGTTGATGGAGATGCTCAGCGGAAACACCACTCGCCGGATGATCAGGGAAGCGACGTTACCGGTGATCGTACTGCCGGTAAACGACGTCGAGTAA
- a CDS encoding fumarylacetoacetate hydrolase family protein, which yields MHFVRIRDPAGAVRRGRLEDGVIHVSDTTYEFESDDIDILAPCEPSKIVCIGRNYADHAAEMDSDVPDRPLLFLKPPNTIATHGSSVTVPAGKERIDYEAELGVVIGEQCRNVSEADAMDVVAGFTCVNDLSNRDDQRQEQNWVRGKAFDGAAPIGPVLATPDEVPAEAYVRSRVNGDLKQDGSRSQLIFSIPELIAEITTYLTLEEGDVIATGTPEGVGPLADGDQVEIEVEGVGVLEHTVRIP from the coding sequence ATGCACTTCGTTCGCATTCGCGACCCTGCCGGAGCCGTGCGACGTGGCCGCCTCGAGGACGGTGTCATTCACGTTAGCGACACGACGTACGAATTCGAAAGCGACGACATCGACATACTCGCTCCCTGTGAACCATCCAAAATCGTCTGCATCGGTCGGAACTACGCCGACCACGCCGCGGAGATGGACTCCGACGTGCCCGACCGCCCGCTGCTCTTTTTGAAGCCACCGAACACCATCGCGACGCACGGCTCGAGCGTCACCGTTCCCGCGGGGAAAGAGCGAATCGATTACGAGGCCGAACTCGGCGTCGTCATCGGCGAACAGTGTCGGAACGTATCCGAGGCCGACGCGATGGATGTCGTCGCCGGATTCACCTGCGTGAACGACCTCTCGAATCGTGACGATCAGCGCCAGGAACAAAACTGGGTGCGCGGAAAAGCCTTCGACGGGGCGGCTCCCATCGGTCCGGTGCTTGCCACACCCGATGAGGTCCCCGCGGAGGCATACGTCCGGTCTCGAGTCAACGGCGACCTGAAACAGGACGGTTCCAGAAGTCAGCTCATTTTCTCCATTCCCGAACTTATCGCCGAAATCACGACCTATCTCACCCTCGAAGAAGGCGACGTTATCGCGACCGGCACACCTGAGGGCGTCGGACCACTGGCTGATGGTGACCAGGTCGAAATCGAGGTCGAAGGTGTTGGCGTCCTCGAACACACCGTCCGAATACCCTGA
- a CDS encoding RNase P subunit p30 family protein: MYEAVHVTPDGEGSLERWIETAARYGYEGLVIRNHDDSRVDSARIGDALADASAGIDVVNGIEIRAEDPHQASGSVGNYRPERTILTIHGGTNALNRFAVETDKVDVLAHPMDGSGDVNHVLAKAAIDNGVRFEFSFAPVLRTSGGRRVRAIQSLRKLREIVDYYDAPYVVSGDPRSPLELRAPRELCALGEQLGFDSAWVEAGLEEWGELATRNRRIQSDSFIEPGVERGRYETER; encoded by the coding sequence ATGTACGAGGCCGTCCACGTTACGCCCGACGGCGAGGGGTCACTCGAGCGGTGGATCGAGACGGCGGCCAGATACGGGTACGAAGGGCTCGTGATTCGTAATCACGACGACTCGAGGGTGGATTCGGCGCGGATCGGAGACGCGCTCGCGGACGCGTCGGCCGGGATCGACGTCGTGAACGGAATCGAAATCAGAGCTGAGGACCCACATCAGGCCAGTGGCTCGGTAGGGAACTATCGCCCGGAACGAACTATTTTGACCATCCACGGCGGCACAAACGCACTCAATCGGTTTGCCGTCGAAACCGACAAAGTTGACGTGCTGGCCCATCCGATGGATGGCTCCGGCGACGTCAACCACGTGCTCGCGAAAGCGGCTATCGACAACGGCGTTCGCTTCGAGTTCTCGTTCGCACCGGTGTTGCGAACCAGCGGCGGGCGCCGCGTGCGTGCGATCCAGTCACTCAGAAAGCTGCGCGAAATCGTCGACTACTACGACGCGCCGTACGTCGTCAGCGGTGACCCCCGTAGCCCGCTCGAGTTGCGAGCACCGCGAGAACTGTGTGCGCTGGGAGAACAGCTCGGATTCGATTCGGCGTGGGTCGAGGCCGGACTCGAGGAGTGGGGCGAGCTAGCAACGAGGAACCGACGAATCCAGTCCGATTCGTTCATTGAGCCTGGAGTCGAACGGGGACGATATGAAACAGAGCGTTGA